The Gossypium hirsutum isolate 1008001.06 chromosome D03, Gossypium_hirsutum_v2.1, whole genome shotgun sequence genomic interval AGTGAGCAACACTATCTACGAACCATGCAAATCAAACCAAGGACGAGTCATCGAGGAGCGTCACAAGCATAGTCATGATGAACGGCCAGAACCACCCTGACAAAACAAACCCGAACAGGATCCAAGCTAGAACCCAAGCTCTTGAAGCCAAAGATGAAGCGGCCAACACCATCCATGAAAAACGCGAATCAAACGATCGAGGAGCGCCACAAGCACAGTCATGAAGAATGCCCAGAACCACTATGACAAAGCAAATCCAAACAAGATCAGAAATAAGGACAGGTATCGCATCGCATCGCTAGGAAACTGAGTGTGGGCGGAATCAAGCCCAAAGGCAGAGGCAACGACGGCTTGAGCCAAATGACCCCACAACCATGTAGTGATTCCCAATCTCGATTCTACTCTCCTACGGTGGAACCTTTCTTGATAGGAAAAACACAACAAAGACACCATCAAGTATTGGTCAATTTCAGATCGACATTATTGGATGGGGAGGGGAACCATGAACCCTCAAAAGGATTAATTTTCATGGATCGAACATGAATAATAGAAACAACCCAGAATACaactaaaaaacgtaaaaatagaaaaatagacaAAGCGTATTTCCTCGGTTAAACGAAAAAAGCAGGCTTATGGTAAAATCCGTCAAGCCCTGAGAGGAGGGGGGAGGGGGATGGCAGAGAACTGCAAGCACAAAACAAAGAACCTAGAAAACTTGAATGAAAGCAGttaaattaatcaaacattttcgataatgtaataaatttcaatatattaatgAAATACCCGTAAAGAGTGAAAGGGTGACAAGCCAAGACTTTGACCGTTTCTTCTTCAAATAGCTATTAACGCATTGGGATTGAAATTCAAGTCAAATCAAATTGAAGTTTAGATTCCACCATTTAtacttaaaattataaattcttaatactaattaaaaccatgcattactcaattcaaatattaatatttttaaattcaactAGCTTGGTGTTGGTACATAGTATCAATGAGGGTGGAGAAAGAGGAAAAGGTCACTTGCCTATAATTGGAAAAGTCAGGATTGAAGAGGAGAAGACTATTAGAACATGTAGAGAAGTCTCCTCCCTTTATGTTGTGTTTCGGAGTATTTATAAGTAAGTCATGGTTTTCGAGTGATCTCCTCTTGAGGAGAACACACTCATTAATAGCGGGTGGCCCAAAGGGTGATCCAATTGAGAGGTTAAGGATGGATGGTTCCTTCCATGGATGGTACGAAGCACTCAAGTGATTGGTCATTAAGTGACCATTTGGACAGTATAAGGTGGGGGTTATCGTGAGCCTCTTCGGTTGGTTCTTGTGTCCCAATTGGGGCAAGGGTATAACAATGACTAGTCTTATGCCTTGATTGGTGGTTCGATCCATATTGCACAGACTTCcacaattaattatatatttgtcCTTTAGATACGTAATCTCTTCACCAATCGAGGCATTCCACACTCTATGAACCCATTGAACTTTTTGTAGAGTCGGGAGACAAAACCTGAGTCTTGGGGCAAACCTACGATTATTGGGGTTCTATCAACTGCCCGATGGATGGCACTTTGGAGACTTCTCCCTAAGGGGTTAATCCCCCTCAATTAAAAAAAGCTAGTTTCCTCAAAAGGCTAGTTATGCCTTGGTTGGTGATTCAATCCACATCACGCGCGACTTTAACGATTAGTTATCTATGTGTCTTTCAAGTATGTACTCTCTCCAACAATCGAGGCGCTCCCACTCCGTGGACCATCAAGGCTCTTTGCAAAGTTGAAAAACAAAATCCAAGTCTTGGAACAATACCTACAATTGTTGAGAGCTGTATCAACTGCTTGATGGACAGCACTTCGAATATTTCTCTCGAAGGAATTGATCTCCCTCAACACTTAGTAATTAAAACTAGAACCAAAAtcctttattgttattattattattattacccacTATTTGTATTGggttaattattgatttttttattaaattataaagtaaaaagctacaatatatttacattttttgtaCTATTCGTATATCTATTAAATTTGTTagtgtaacattttaaaattaaaaaaaaaaactttactcGACATCATTTaacaaaagaaatcaaatttaatagaaaattgtgttaataatttataaaaattcaaataaatattttaataaaaaaaatttaaaactaccTAACGAAGTTATACAAATTGAGATAtcaatttatgtaaattaaaatataaaaaataaatctcaGATTTAACCCTTATTTTTTATCTTCTCGGTACTTAGAGCTTTCCttttatagattattattatCTTCTCGGTACTTGAGCGGAAGCCGAAGCCAAATGCTCTGATAAGAACACCTAAATGCTCAAACATTTTTGCACCGAAATCAACGAGGAAAAACCATTGGATTGCCATCAAATAAGATAAGGTAGTTTCCAACATTCCACAGAAAAGACAAAGTAGTTAAAACGATTATGCACAGATCATATATGTAAAGCTAAGTGTCTTTCTCATGCCGAAAAGGTTACATACATCAGAACAATGTGACCCCAACACACACAGTTCTCCGATAGAATCTGCATTGTCCGCAGTGTATGTCAGGAAAATCAGTAAGGTTTCTTCACAAGAAGGTAAGATGCATTCTGCAGAAACTCGACCGATCCTTTTGCCAACTATTTCCTCTAAACCAGTTCAGTTGGAAGCAGATAATAATCAATTCTAAACAAACTACGCCATACAGCAAAAGTCAATCAAGGATTTCAAGGCAGATATTAGTCGTTAGACAGCAAAAATGAACAGCGAAAGTGGATTGGAGGCTCGTTACTTGTTAGAAACTAAGCAGAAGATCCAGTATTTATACATCAGTAACATAACATGCATCAATTAACCACCTTAAAGCAATAAATGTACACATGGCTTGCTTGTTTAGGTTATGTCTTGTAGTCAATAATGGAGTTAAAGATTGTTCACTGGTCATATCGGTTTCTCGGGATTGTTGTGCTCCAAGGTGTTTGGTCTCCTCTCATCTGCCagaaaaatattatatgaattagtgATCAGCAGAAGATGAACTACCttaaaatatgtaataacaaatttaaatgagttgcaataaaaatattattacataGAGAATTCACAATAAACTTTAAATCACTCTTAAGAGGGAATCTTTGTTTTTCCCTCTTACTTGCATAGAGAATTCGCAAAAACAGGTAGTTTTAGATGATCCAAACGTAAAAGCCATGAACTAAAAGTCTTAAGTTAAAAGCTATGTTACCCGGATACAGGTATGTGTTCAATACAcgcattttcaaaattttcaaagttcgtTTGGAAGGATCATATCTTTACGTCAAATGAAGAGTTGGAACAacaaaaaggaaaagggaaaaaaaaggtgCCATTATAATTAGTTGTAAATCAAATGAGTCTTCCATTCATTCATACCTTGCTTTGGAGATAAGTTTACAGAGAAACCAGCACTCACAGCTCCAACTCCTTTCAGACCTTCAGTGCCAGAGTTCAGTGTATTACTTGCCTTATCATCGTTTAAGTTTAGATGAGCTGCCGATTGAGAAAAATCTTGTTTCACGGGTTCCTGCTAAAACTCCAAAAACACAAACTTGCCATATCATACTTAAATATTCGGTAGGAAAGCAATATACTGACAAAGCAAACTGCATGATGAATAGCTATACTTGGATACAGATGGATATGTTCAATATTTTTACCAATACCCGATATGAGTTGGACAAAAGTATTGGACATTGGTAGTTCAAGAAAAATGAACAGCTGAAGTAACATAGGCTATAATCGGAACAACGATGAAGAGCCCTACAGAAACTGAAGATGGAGAACTTAAAACATTCATCAATGATTCTATGACAAAATGAACATAGAAATGTAGAGACTATTGAAAGGCCTAGCTGCTTAAGCAATGTCTGTTATGGACGGAAAGAATCATTAGAATCAAGGATGCAATCAAGAAGGAGATTGATTTGGATTGTAATTGTGATcgcaatttttattttatttcctaaagTTTTTCTATCAGCATAAATAAAACTTTCCTAGCATGCTAGAAAATTAGGGTTGCTCTTATTGTAAACCTATATTTAATAGGAAAAGTTACTAAGGGCTAAAACAAGTTGAATTTCTAGTAAAGTAAGGTAGGCTTCTCTCTTAGAGTTCCAAGGTAGGCAACTCCCTTGGAGTTCCATCGCCATAGGCAAAACTTGGAATCGAAACAAGGGCAAAGACACTTTCGTTGAATCTGATTTTCTTGTTTATCGCCCAGTAACTTGATCTCAAACCTGTGATCATAACAATTTGGCCTCAGAGCCAAGTTCTATGGGAGATCCAAGCATCTGGATGAATCAAATTATGGAGATTATGAAGCTCATGTTGGAGGAACATAAAGCCCAACAACAGGCTGCACTTGCTGCCTTGACCACTCGAATTGATAGTCTATCCCAAAATCAGGAAGCATTGTCAAGCCAAAGGCATGAACAAGAAAACAGCAATAGCAACGCGTCAATGCTTGCATGACCAGAATCTGTATTAGGGGGACAACTGGACAACAACTTTGTTCCTTGATATGCACAGCTTGATTTTCCCATCATATGATGGAAAGGAAGATCCACTAGAATGGCTAAACAGAGTTTTTTTTGCAACCAACAAACAACTGCAGAGGATAAGGTTGGACCCGCTTCATTCCCCATGACCAAAGATGTCCAACTttggttttttaatttattcaaagaaAACCAAGATTTCTCTTGGGAACGTTTCAAAGGGTTATGTTATCTTCGTTTTGGACCACCAACACGAAGCAGTCCTCTTGGAGAACTCATCACACTTTGGCAAACTGGGATGGTAGAAGAATACATGAGCAGCTTTCAGAGTTTGCTTGCGTGGGGCCACCACTATGCGTGCTAACCAATTTTTTTAAACCGGACCGGACCAgtccaattaaaaaattaaaaattcaaaaaattaaaaaacctgGTTCAACTGGTTTTTTGCCAGTTCAATCGGTCCGAATTGGTTCCGGATCTAACCGGTTCAGAGCCACTCTCCGAATCAGTACTCCGGCTAATTTCTTGGTCCAATCGGTCCAACAGACTGGGCCAATCCAGTTCAAATAACATTGGCGCTGACCAACACGTGGATATTTTCACAGCAGCACTGTTCAACTCCATTCACCTCAATGCGGAAATTCATCACCCTACAAATTTGGTGTTAGCCATGAGCCTTGCTAGAGCATACGAAAGAAAGCTCCAATCTACTGAAGGGGCACCCCAAATTTACAATGAGGCAACATCAAGATGAACTCAGAATATTGTAggaattaaaaaagaataaaaaaaaatagcaatACAGAGGAAGGAGAACAAGCTCAACCGTCATTCTTCATCAAACGCTTGAGCTGAGATGAAATGGAAGGACTCTGGGACTGTGCTATAATTGCAATGAGACACAGACAAGTGGTCACAAATGTAAAAGCCTCTTTTGGATGGAAATGGTAGATATGGGGCAAAATGAGGATGATGTGAATAATGCTGTCACTGCATCAGAGCTTTAAGTTTCTCTACATGCAATTTGAGCTTGATGACAAAATTCGGGCTTGAGGAGGGTAGTAATGTCACGGATGGAGAGAATCATTAGAATCAAGCATGCAATCAAGGAGGAGATTGATTTggattatgatttttattttatttcctaaagTTCTCAATTAACTTGAATAAACCTAGTATGCTAGGAAATTAGGGTTGCCCTCACTGTAAACCTTTATTTAACAGGAAAATTTACTAAGGGATAAAACAAGTTGAATTTCCAGTAAAATTACGGTAGGCTACTCTCTTAAGATTTCCATCACCATAGGCAAAACTCGGAATTGAAACAAGGGCAGAGACCCTTCCGttgaatttctttttctctttaatCGCTCAGTAACTTGATCTCAGACCCGCGATCGTAACAATGCCAGTCAAGCACATGTTTAAAGAAAGGGACAATGGAAAGTGGACAAAGAATAATAAGCACAAGCATGTACCACAGATTCAAGTTCCAGATTTCCTGTAGCCAAACTGGATTGACAAGTACCAATCTGATGGCTGTAAGTAGCAAAATAGTCCAAATTTTGACAAAGAAATACTAGGATTTTGCTACAAGTTGTTGGCTAGTTAAAGGAAAACCAAATTCCATTTCTTGTGCAAGTTTTAGGGTGCCGAACAAAAAGGAAAGCAAGTATTAACCTTGTGGGTCAATAGATCAGACTGTGCTGGATCCCTCAAACTTGGAGCAGGAACTTCTGTATCATGCAATAAATAATCCTTCTCATGAACATCAGCTTGTTTATGATCTCCAGAATCCTGCCTCACACTTCTTGATTTACTGTCGCAATCACCGTTTAGTACAGTACCCCCAACTTCCACAGAAGTCCTTTTTCTGAAATGAGTACGCAATATTAAGACAAGCCAAGAGGACCATAGAATTTATACAGCACCTGATGCTGGTAAAACCAGAATTATCCTAAAATAATGTTGCATCGATGACCAATGCTGGTTAAAGGAGAAAGGATTCAACAAGAAATTTCTACCTGCTGGGATTATGATTGTGTACATGTACAGAGCTAGGTGTGTTTGCAAAAAGTATTCCTCTAAGCGGCTTCCCATCTATAATAGTCTCAATAGTATATCCATGTGGGAAGCTCTCAGTAACCTTAGCTCGAAATGTCTTCTTTCCTTGATGCAAGACTTGgtttaatggaaaattttctcTTCCTGCAGAATTGGATAGTACCATAAGTGCACAGAAGATAACACTTTTCATACTAATGAGGCAATGTTCTATTGGCTGTTTACCAACTAAATAGAAACTAATAAAATGTTCATTGAAACCAAAGTTTAGGTTAGGTTTACAAGAACATCTCACCACCATGCAAACTGCAGAGTATAGCACAAAACATAAGTAATAAGCAATAACTAACCCAAAAGTCTGGAAATCTGTTTTTATAAGTAACAAGTAATCCAAAAATCAGAAGGTCTGCTTTTATTTTCTAAAGCTTATGTTTGGTGCTAAGTACAAAGTAAAACATAAGTAACAAGTAACCCAAAAGTCTGTTTTTATCTTCTAAACTTTATTTTTTGTGCAAAGTAAAGAAAAAACCTAAGTAACAAGTAACACAAAGTCcgtttttattttctattattacaGATGAAAAGACGAGCAAGATACAATAGCCAACCACACAAAGGCACGTCCATAGTTCAAAGACTAATTTCTTTGAGTGTGCCTGGATGTTTGGAGGAACAGGGGGTGAGGTAAACCTAAGTAACAAGTAACACAAAGTCcgtttttattttctattattacaGATGAAAAGACAAGCAAGATACAATAGCCAACCACACAAAGGCACGTCCATAGTTCAAAGACTAATTTCTTTGAGTGTGCCTGGGTGTTTGGAGGAACAGGGGGTGAGGTGAGGGCTTAGTGATATATGGATAAGACTAAGAACTCGAGggaaaaaaaacttaaagaatGTATTAATATAACTCTGAGAAGAGCAACATAGTTCAAAGACTAATTTCTTTGTGTGTGCCTGGGTATTTGGAGGAACAGGGGGTGAGGTGAGGGCTTAGTGATATATGGATAAGACTAAGAACTCGAGggaaaaaaaacttaaagaatGTATTAATATAACTCTGAGAAGAGCAACATAGTGGTTATAAAATATACAAATCGGTCAGAAACTGAGAAAGAGTTCTTACTTGGTTGGCCATAACTAGATAAAGGAATGGGTTGGTTCACGTCATTGCTGACTTCAATTCTAACAAGAGCTTTATCTTGTGCAAGATTGCTAAGATTTTGTTCTTGACACTTAAGCTTTAGCTGCTTTCTCAACGATAACTTCTCTAGCTTCCTTTCATCTCGTACAATAAGTCCTGGGAGTCACATTAATCAGAACTGATATTCAGCTGAAGGCTGGCAAAAGATTTACGGAGTTCCCCGaaccaaatcaaatataaaaagcAGCTTAGTATGAAACGTTTTTAAATCAAGGTAAATGGTATATTTAGATTAAACCTGTGTGCAAGTAGTACATGTCATCCAATGCCTCAAGGGTCTTATTGCAGCCACCAATAAACACAAGAACACCACTCTTCAGGGGATCCAAACAATCCCCAGCAACAGAAAATCGAGCAGAAGGGCCATCACCCATAGTTATCACCTTGGTCCAAATGCCAGTATCTGCACCATTAGAAACATAAAATATGAACTAACCACACTTGCACATTATTTCATCAGAAAGCAACCCTTTTGGACCACAAAGGAaagaaatataaacaaataaataactaaaatattgcAATTTCCCACAACCTTCAACCTCAGATTTCTAAAACAGACTCACTAGATGATTTCAAGAAATAGAAAATTTGATTGAAGATAACACAATCAACAATTAAGTAAGACGTACCAACATCAAGCATGTAGAGATCATCATAAAGATTCTGAGCGTCTGTAAATCCCCCAAAAACAAACAAGTTCTGGCCAAAAGCAACAGTAGAGTGGCCAGCACGAGGTGTCAACATCTGGCCTGAGGTATTCAACTCTTTCCATGCAAGAGTATCtagcaaaaataagaaaaattccaAGAAAAAAATTAAGCAGACATAAAAATCCAAGATTCATGTATTTTCAAGCAATGAAAACATGTAAAATGTACAGTAAGTTGAATATAACAAGTTAACAACCAAAGACGTGTATGAAAGCATAGAAGAACAGGTAAATGCATGGACTCATGGGAAAGAAGAAAAATCAAACCTGCATCCAGGATATGGACATCAGACAAATAGTAATCATGCCCATCTTCACCACCGATCACAATAATTTTATTCTTCCAAGATGAGCAAGTATGGCTATCACGAGCAGATGGTGGGTTCCCCAATGTTGCAGCACGTTTCCAGACAAAGGTCTCTACAAGCAAAAAGATGAGGGGAAAATAAGAATTAGTATTAAACCCCAGAaagaaagaataataataaaaaaacttgtCCCTTCAGCCTAAGCTTTCCAAGacattttcaaagcaaaaaagaTACCAAACAAAACTCAATTCCAATTTTTGAAGTGCAACAAGGAGTTCTGgcaaatgcatgaatttgtaattttaccCCTCTATGGTGACATAAATAGAGATCACATTAATCAAACTGAAACAAGCCAATGCAATAAGAAGTTAAGAATAAAGCATTGTCAAGATATTTACCTGTATTTAAAATATAGAGGTCATTGTAATAAATTTCTTCATTGTTATCAGAAGACTTTCCGCAGCCACCAAATATGAAGAGTCGTTTACCAACAAGAGCTGCGCTATGACCCTCACGTGCCTCTGGCCCTTCACCTCTTACACTTGGACAAATCCATGTGCATGTTGCTGCAAGAAAAGCATGTAATGAGTTAATGTATTTCCACTATTGATAAGAAGCCCTCTGATGGTTTTCAAGGACGCCTTGGGAAAAATAACAGCAAACCACTTAATTTTATTTCCATGAAATGACTGAAAGGCAAAGGATTATGATAACTTAATAATTAAAGTAacaaaaaagaaatggaaatttaACTTCCTGGAATCACTTCAATAGCCATCTAGTAATTGCCCTTAAGTGCCTCCCCATTTCTCTCTCACTCCGAATATATATAGAGcttcatttttaaatatataataaaataaccaTTAATTCATAAAACTGGTTCTTTATTAACCCTGTAGGATAGAAATAAAGAGCTTCAGAGTACATGACTGAGAATACAGTTCCCTCAGAGTTATGAGTGTCCAAAAATTACATGAAGACCATCTCAACAAGTTTTGTGATTATCTCCAAAGAACATTACTTCCTATAACAAAATTACATGAAAACAATCTCAACGAGTTTTGTGACTATCTCCAAAGAACATTAATTCCTACAACAAacttaaaagggaaaaatatgtTGATTCTGTCACTGGTTCTAAAGTAGTATCACCCAACCATTCCACTTAAGCAAAATGATATCTTTCATGGAATTTGAAAGGAAAATCAAGGCAAATGCGGATAATGGGTAATAAGAGGTGAACAAAAGGAAATCGAATGTGAGGAATAACTCACCAGTGTCTAATATATGCAGATCCTTGAGAGGATTCATCCCATCAGTACCACCAAAGACAAATAGGTTGTCACCAACAGTAGTACAACTATGACTATCCCTTGGAATTGGCGGTGTGCCTTTTGTTGCTAGTAGGCTCCATGTCCGACTAGCTGCAAAATCGCAATATCAGAAATAAAAGAGCCATTAAAGAGCCTCCAAACAAACTCCCAGGATCATAAATGTTATGAAAAACAACCCAAGTACCAAAAGATAGATACAGGCAATTGAATTAACTATTATGAAAAATCAAGAAATGACATGTTATGTGGGGCAAACTGTTCCACAAAAACACGATAACAACaactaatcaattttttttaaaccaaacAAAAAGGGAAGCAAGAAAAAGTTTATGCTGAACCAGAAATCCCAACAAATGTGCCTATGTAAAAATCCACCTAACAACTTTTTGAGTAGCACATGCCTATAATCATTAATACCGGCAATAAATGCTAAACCAAGCACATATCAGAGCATAAATGCTTATACCAACAACCCTAAAAGAAGGAAAATTTGTAACACAATAAACCCATAAAAACCCTAAGAAATAAGCTTCAATAACATACCCACTAAAAGAATCAATTAGCAAAACACATAAAACACATTCAAAATCCAAATTATATCTCAAAATACCAAATAAAAGTCGAAATGTAAAACCTCAAAAGTTCATTTGGAGATGAAACAAGtgagaaaaagaattaaaaatgagaaaagagaaaagaaacccAGATTTTAGAAGACCCACCAGTGTCAAAGACATGAACTTGATTGGTTTGGCAATTATCTTTGCCATAACCACCAAAAACATAGAGAAATCTGCCTCCTTTAATGGCGTTACATGTATGTCCCCATCTTTTCCCTGGCCCCGCACATGCTTCTCCCACACCTCCTTCTTCTTTTGGGTATAACTGAACCTTTTCCCACCTCATTTTTCCTGGGAAAAAATGAAAGATTTTCAGTGGGAAAGTGAAGGAAAGTTTCAATATTTGAAGACAAAACaaaggttttcttttttcttttttcaactatCCTTTTGGGGTTTGGGGATTTGAGACCGAGTGGATTAAGAGttcatgcaaataaataaaatgagatacaaaattttcaaataagttTTGTTTAATGAAAATACTTGAAAGGGGGATTAAGAATTTTAGAACAGTAGAGAGAGAGGAATCTGGTGGGCTTTGCATAGGAACTCGAAATAGAGCTTTTGGACACGTGTCATTTGATGTAGGTCCACAGCTGGGTGGGCCTATGATAGGATGGGTATCGAGACACGTTGCAAAAGAATCAACCGATGGTCTGGACACCTCTGAATGGTTCATTATCTGCCTTTTGTGCCTGTTTGGGTTTCCAGCTCTCAATGGCCCGAatttattttgggaaaaataTTAATGAAACTAAAATTAATCCATACCATTAACCCAAGAGAGCTTGAAGACGGGATATCTGAGATTAATAGATTATAACAGCAGGCATGTTATGCCAAAAGCAAAGCCTTCTCCTTTTGGCCACTTAATCAGGCACTGCCTTTTAGCTGTTAATATAATTAATCCAGGCTACTTATTCAAACTCAATTGAATTTAGTATCCCTGATCTAAGCTTAGTTTATGATGTGCAGGATCCATTATATGGCAAGCACAGAGCATACTTCTAAACTCACAGGAGATTTTCTTTTAGATTAGGAAGGAAGGAAGGTCATGTTTTCACCATTATGCTTTGACACTCTTCAGTCACTTAATAATTTAAACTTCTTTATGTACTAATACAATTACATTATGatacaataaaaatattgatatttattaAGAAAGGTTATAGATTTGAGTCTTGTGAACGATGAAAAAATGTTACGAGAATTTATCTTCTATTTAGAGGTTCAATCCATTTTGACCTTAGATTTAATCAAAATCCAATATACTTATTTAATATCGAAGGGtttcaaactaaaaaaaaattgtattattataaCAAAACAACCTTAAGTTTGCCAAAGCAACCTCTCGCCAACGCAACAACTCACTTTCGCTCTAGCAATGATTGCCTCCACTAAATTCTAGTGATTGACAACTGTTGTAATTGTGTCGGAAGacatgaaatgtgaaatatgtttgatttattttgttataatgtgTTTCAACGAGCTAGACATAGAATTTAGTTTATCTAGAGTCCTCACTGATCTATTTTAGGATATGTGTGATTACTCACTTATGAatctatttaaattttgattaatctaGGTAAAACCTAAGGAAAATCCAAAAATGAACTAGTTTGATTTACTTTAACAATCTTAGGTTTAAGGGTTTGGTTATGTGTAGGGAAGAATCAATACCCCTACAACACATATTCTAAAGATAACTTTATTTAGTCTTGAAGTTAGGGTTTTCCTTAATCATATACTTTATACAAATTTGGCTCTATTTTTATAAACTAGAGCTTCGTATAAGTTGATtttactttgaaaataaaatgttgtGATCTAATTTTATCTAGGCAAACTTAATTTTTGAGTCAATTTCCAATTGATTCGAACTCTCATTTTGAGTTTTTGAGTTTAAAAGTGGACAAATACAAGTTATAAATTTTTGATATGTTGAACttcaaatataattttgaattttaatttgtaaacttattttacttttacttttttcttttcttttaattttctttcacaATACCAAAACATGAATCTTATACTTGAAGTCTTAATTGTACATTTACACCATCTGTGTAACGACTCGATAGTCAGTGGTATCGGAAAGTGTGATTTTGAAACTCCATTTTTGTAaattagactcgtaaatatttttattaaatatttatgaagttatacTAAAAGCGAATTGAATTTCAGTTTGGTAATTTCGTTGAATTAATGCTTAatttaagggtgagtttggatgggcggtgcgtttacctgcggttagtgtaaaaacaacggtggcggtgagattagatactgtagcgacactgtagcgtgagacaaaaagtaaactaaacgcaccgcagccaatcgcccatccaaacccaccctaagtataagaactaaatcaCAAAAGTGATAAAAGTGCAATTTACTAAAGAATTATAATTAGAACTTAAATAAAGGGGTTAAAATAGCAATTATACACTAAGTTACTATCACATGGCCGGTTAATgagttatatatatagatatgttatattataaaacattaaacaaattaaaattgataaaataaaaaacataattaaaaataaattaagtggaCAACACCAAAACCAtctttcatccattttcctttcaTCAAAtcgaacgtggaaaagaaaaagctAGGGATGCATAGTTGGTTGttcaaaatttcaagctttgttagttca includes:
- the LOC107949776 gene encoding kelch domain-containing protein 3 isoform X2, which codes for MRWEKVQLYPKEEGGVGEACAGPGKRWGHTCNAIKGGRFLYVFGGYGKDNCQTNQVHVFDTASRTWSLLATKGTPPIPRDSHSCTTVGDNLFVFGGTDGMNPLKDLHILDTATCTWICPSVRGEGPEAREGHSAALVGKRLFIFGGCGKSSDNNEEIYYNDLYILNTETFVWKRAATLGNPPSARDSHTCSSWKNKIIVIGGEDGHDYYLSDVHILDADTLAWKELNTSGQMLTPRAGHSTVAFGQNLFVFGGFTDAQNLYDDLYMLDVDTGIWTKVITMGDGPSARFSVAGDCLDPLKSGVLVFIGGCNKTLEALDDMYYLHTGLIVRDERKLEKLSLRKQLKLKCQEQNLSNLAQDKALVRIEVSNDVNQPIPLSSYGQPRRENFPLNQVLHQGKKTFRAKVTESFPHGYTIETIIDGKPLRGILFANTPSSVHVHNHNPSRKRTSVEVGGTVLNGDCDSKSRSVRQDSGDHKQADVHEKDYLLHDTEVPAPSLRDPAQSDLLTHKEPVKQDFSQSAAHLNLNDDKASNTLNSGTEGLKGVGAVSAGFSVNLSPKQDERRPNTLEHNNPEKPI
- the LOC107949776 gene encoding kelch domain-containing protein 3 isoform X1; this translates as MRWEKVQLYPKEEGGVGEACAGPGKRWGHTCNAIKGGRFLYVFGGYGKDNCQTNQVHVFDTASRTWSLLATKGTPPIPRDSHSCTTVGDNLFVFGGTDGMNPLKDLHILDTATCTWICPSVRGEGPEAREGHSAALVGKRLFIFGGCGKSSDNNEEIYYNDLYILNTETFVWKRAATLGNPPSARDSHTCSSWKNKIIVIGGEDGHDYYLSDVHILDADTLAWKELNTSGQMLTPRAGHSTVAFGQNLFVFGGFTDAQNLYDDLYMLDVDTGIWTKVITMGDGPSARFSVAGDCLDPLKSGVLVFIGGCNKTLEALDDMYYLHTGLIVRDERKLEKLSLRKQLKLKCQEQNLSNLAQDKALVRIEVSNDVNQPIPLSSYGQPRRENFPLNQVLHQGKKTFRAKVTESFPHGYTIETIIDGKPLRGILFANTPSSVHVHNHNPSRKRTSVEVGGTVLNGDCDSKSRSVRQDSGDHKQADVHEKDYLLHDTEVPAPSLRDPAQSDLLTHKQEPVKQDFSQSAAHLNLNDDKASNTLNSGTEGLKGVGAVSAGFSVNLSPKQDERRPNTLEHNNPEKPI